TATTAAACCCTGAAACCGCAGAAGAGATTTACCCGGAGCCTTGTTTCGCGTAACCGCCGGGGAAAATGCGCGATCCGGAATGCAGACCGTGAAAATTTCTGGTTAAACGGTCTGGCAATCTGTTGGACTGAAAAGCGGTGCCTTCACCGTAGTGAGGATGGGTCCATGAACATTCAAGCTGAAGTGAGTCTTTATCCGTTGCGGGAGCCGTCCTTGACGCCCGCCATCGATGCCTTTATGGAGGGATTGCGGCGACCTGGTATCTGCCTGCGCAGCGGCGCCATGAGCACCGTGATCAGCGGCGAACGTCAGGCTGTTTTCGAGGCCGTGGCCGACAGCTTTGCCCGGGTGGCCGATGAACATCAGGTGGTGCTGACTGTCAAGTATTCCAACGCCTGCCCGACGGACAGTTGCGAGGTCGCAAAGTAGCTTTATCTGTGCAAAAAAATTGGCGCCTGACATCGGAAT
This portion of the Syntrophotalea acetylenica genome encodes:
- a CDS encoding YkoF family thiamine/hydroxymethylpyrimidine-binding protein, which gives rise to MNIQAEVSLYPLREPSLTPAIDAFMEGLRRPGICLRSGAMSTVISGERQAVFEAVADSFARVADEHQVVLTVKYSNACPTDSCEVAK